One Pongo abelii isolate AG06213 chromosome 12, NHGRI_mPonAbe1-v2.0_pri, whole genome shotgun sequence DNA segment encodes these proteins:
- the LOC100454628 gene encoding small ribosomal subunit protein eS21-like has protein sequence MQNDTGEFVGLYMPWKLCKSNFIIDAKDHKSIQMNGAKVDKVAGRFNRQFKTYAICGAIRRLGKSHDCILQLAKADGLY, from the coding sequence ATGCAGAATGACACTGGTGAGTTCGTGGGCCTGTACATGCCGTGGAAATTGTGCAAAAGCAACTTTATCATCGATGCCAAGGACCACAAATCCATCCAGATGAACGGGGCCAAGGTTGACAAGGTAGCAGGCAGGTTTAACCGCCAGTTTAAAACCTATGCTATCTGTGGGGCCATTCGCAGGCTGGGTAAGTCACATGACTGCATTCTCCAATTGGCCAAGGCCGACGGATTGTATTAA